The following are from one region of the Silene latifolia isolate original U9 population chromosome 9, ASM4854445v1, whole genome shotgun sequence genome:
- the LOC141600705 gene encoding uncharacterized protein LOC141600705, translating into MLLCTISDFPAYGNLCRHIVHGKEACPLCAEDVDSSYLRFSRKQALLRYRKFLEEYHSYRKQQKAFNGKPDHRPCPKILSGHDVYQKVKDIKITYGKKGSKLASRGYKKMSPLFERLPYWRELSIRHCLDVMHIEKNDCDNIINTLLNVPNKSKDNVAARKDMVDMKIRPELAPQEKGGRTYLPPAAHTLSKKEKIKFFECLHGVKVPEGYSSNFSSLVSMRDLKLTGLKSHDCHTLMQQLLVVAIRNILPTKDRYAITKFCFFFNAICNKVIDPGELEDLQNLVVTSLCQFEMYFPPSFFTIMVHLTVHLVREIKYLGPVYLSYQYPFERLMKVYKDYTSNRYRPEGCIAERAIIDEALSYCYTHLSNSEILGIPKNRHSEWMKGKGLRDHVRQDMAFDKWHGAHTYVLHNEDEVQPYIEEHMVFLRDKHRNKTEMWIGNEHNKTFRAWFKGRVIEDLQKYPDYISSRLRRLCFGPNTYASSYSGYAINGCTFYTREQDDKSTKQNSGVSVEAEAMHFSSSKDKNPI; encoded by the coding sequence ATGTTATTATGCACTATATCTGATTTTCCTGCATACGGTAATCTTTGTAGACATATTGTGCATGGGAAAGAGGCGTGCCCCTTGTGTGCAGAAGATGTTGACTCTTCTTATTTGAGGTTTTCTCGAAAGCAGGCTTTATTAAGATACCGTAAATTTTTGGAGGAATATCATTCGTATCGCAAGCAACAAAAAGCTTTCAATGGAAAACCTGATCATCGTCCATGTCCTAAGATATTAAGCGGTCATGATGTATATCAAAAGGTGAAAGATATTAAAATTACATATGGGAAGAAGGGTTCTAAATTAGCATCACGGGGATACAAGAAGATGTCTCCTCTTTTTGAACGACTCCCATATTGGCGGGAACTCTCCATAAGACATTGTTTGGATGTTATGCATATCGAAAAGAATGATTGTGACAATATTATCAACACTCTTTTGAATGTCCCAAATAAGTCAAAAGACAATGTGGCAGCTAGGAAGGATATGGTGGATATGAAAATTCGACCCGAGTTGGCCCCGCAAGAGAAGGGAGGACGGACTTATTTGCCTCCTGCTGCCCATACACtctcaaaaaaggagaaaataaaGTTTTTTGAATGTTTGCATGGTGTTAAAGTGCCAGAGGGATATTCTTCGAATTTTAGTAGCCTCGTATCAATGCGAGATCTCAAGCTTACTGGTTTAAAATCTCACGACTGTCatactttgatgcaacaattactagtTGTGGCCATACGTAACATTTTACCTACAAAGGATCGATATGCCATAACCaagttctgttttttttttaatgcCATATGTAACAAAGTTATTGATCCTGGAGAGTTAGAGGATTTGCAAAATTTAGTTGTCACTTCTCTTTGTCAATTCGAAATGTACTTTCCTCCTTCATTTTTTACAATCATGGTTCATTTGACCGTACACTTGGTAAGAGAGATCAAGTATCTAGGACCTGTTTACTTAAGTTATCAATATCCTtttgaaagattgatgaaagtataTAAGGATTATACGTCAAATAGATATCGTCCTGAAGGGTGCATTGCCGAGCGTGCCATCATCGATGAAGCACTTTCTTATTGTTATACACACTTATCAAATTCTGAGATACTTGGGATCCCTAAGAATCGACATAGTGAGTGGATGAAGGGCAAAGGTCTTAGGGATCACGTTCGTCAAGATATGGCATTTGATAAGTGGCATGGAGCACACACATATGTCCTTCATAACGAGGATGAGGTACAGCCGTACATTGAGGAACACATGGTTTTCTTGAGGGACAAGCATCGAAATAAAACCGAGATGTGGATCGGAAATGAGCACAACAAGACATTTCGAGCATGGTTCAAGGGTCGAGTGATAGAAGACTTGCAAAAATATCCTGATTATATTTCTTCTAGATTAAGAAGGCTTTGTTTCGGCCCAAATACATATGCATCTTCTTATAGTGGTTATGCCATTAATGGGTGCACCTTTTACACTCGTGAGCAAGATGACAAGAGTACGAAGCAAAATAGTGGGGTAAGTGTAGAAGCTGAAGCCATGCACTTTTCTAGTTCAAAAGATAAGAATCCAATTTAA